A window of Syngnathoides biaculeatus isolate LvHL_M chromosome 9, ASM1980259v1, whole genome shotgun sequence contains these coding sequences:
- the mab21l2 gene encoding protein mab-21-like 2 → MIATQAKLVYQLNKYHGERCQARKAAIAKTIREVCKVVSDVLKEVEVQEPRFISSLSEIDARYEGMEVTSPNEFEVVLYLNQMGVFNFVDDGSLPGCAVLKLSDGRKRSMSLWVEFITASGYLSARKIRSRFQTLVAQAVDKCSYRDVVKMVADTSEVRLRIRERYVVQITPAFKCTGIWPRSAAQWPAAHIPWPGPNRVAEVKAEGFNLLSKECYSLTGKQSSAESDAWVLQFSEAENRLLMAGCRKKCLSVLKTLRDRHLELPGQPLNSYHMKTLLLYECEKHPREADWDEACLGDRLNGILLQLISCLQCRRCPHYFLPNLDLFQGKPHSALEAAAKQTWRLAREILTNAKSLDKL, encoded by the coding sequence ATGATCGCCACGCAGGCCAAGCTGGTGTACCAGCTCAACAAGTACCACGGCGAGCGGTGCCAGGCGCGCAAGGCCGCCATCGCCAAGACCATCCGCGAAGTGTGCAAGGTGGTGTCCGACGTGCTGAAGGAAGTGGAGGTGCAGGAGCCCCGCTTCATCAGCTCCCTGAGCGAGATCGACGCGCGCTACGAAGGCATGGAGGTCACCTCCCCCAACGAGTTCGAGGTGGTGCTCTACCTCAACCAGATGGGCGTCTTCAACTTCGTGGATGACGGCTCGCTGCCCGGCTGCGCCGTGCTCAAGTTGAGCGACGGCCGCAAGCGCAGCATGTCCCTATGGGTGGAGTTCATCACCGCGTCCGGGTACCTGTCGGCGCGGAAGATCCGCTCCCGCTTCCAGACGCTGGTGGCCCAGGCGGTGGACAAGTGCAGCTACCGCGACGTAGTAAAAATGGTGGCGGACACCAGCGAGGTACGCCTGCGCATCCGCGAGCGCTACGTGGTGCAAATTACGCCGGCTTTCAAGTGCACCGGCATCTGGCCCCGGAGCGCGGCGCAGTGGCCGGCGGCGCACATCCCCTGGCCGGGGCCCAACCGCGTGGCCGAGGTGAAGGCCGAGGGCTTCAACCTGCTCTCCAAGGAGTGCTACTCGCTCACCGGCAAGCAGAGCTCGGCCGAGAGCGACGCGTGGGTGCTGCAGTTCAGCGAGGCCGAGAACAGGCTGCTCATGGCCGGCTGCCGCAAAAAGTGCTTGTCGGTTCTCAAGACGCTGCGGGACCGCCACCTGGAGCTGCCAGGCCAGCCGCTCAACAGCTACCACATGAAGACGCTGCTGCTGTACGAGTGCGAGAAGCATCCCAGGGAGGCCGACTGGGACGAGGCGTGCCTGGGGGACCGCCTCAACGGCATCCTGCTGCAGCTCATCTCCTGCCTGCAGTGCCGCAGATGCCCGCACTACTTCCTGCCCAACCTGGACCTCTTTCAGGGCAAGCCGCACTCGGCTCTGGAGGCGGCCGCCAAGCAGACGTGGAGGCTGGCGAGGGAGATCCTCACCAACGCCAAGAGCTTGGacaagttataa